A DNA window from Arachis hypogaea cultivar Tifrunner chromosome 18, arahy.Tifrunner.gnm2.J5K5, whole genome shotgun sequence contains the following coding sequences:
- the LOC112770953 gene encoding glycosyltransferase-like KOBITO 1: MPSHHQLHVPLRSNPSSSSSFASLSSNSFVSKILLLLTLLPVSLAAIAFVLQWRGGITDPASLLSPPGSHHFPGMADPSPLSPLSHSSSASDCLNLGRTSSPSFPYYHNWKLDYAANIKPKICITTSTSAGLEQILPWMFYHKVIGVTNFFLFVEGKAASPEVSKVLKSIPGVKVVYRTKELEEQQAKSRIWNETWLAGFFYKPCNYELFVKQSLNMEMAIVMARDAGMEWILHLDTDELIHPAGAREYSLRQLLLEVPGNVDMVIFPNYESSVERDDIKEPFSEVSMFKKNYDHLPKDTYFGNYKDSVRGNPNYFLTYGNGKSAARIQDHLRPNGAHRWHNYMKSPNEIKLEEAAVLHYTYAKFSDLTSRRDRCGCKPTKEDVKRCFMLEFDRSAFIIASTATEDEMLKWYNEHVVWGDKDVKLKLLRKGILTRIYTPMVIIQSLRESGVFSSVIASAPTLSKENFLLSIDSSNSSRADASASLPRKTVRTLESEATARRVLDIESAAFHGMAVPPMSPPEVEDNEPYSHS, from the exons ATGCCGAGCCACCACCAACTCCACGTTCCTCTCCGCAGTAacccttcctcctcctcctccttcgccTCACTATCTTCCAACTCTTTCGTCTCGAAGATTCTTCTCCTCCTCACCCTCCTCCCAGTTTCCTTGGCAGCCATAGCATTCGTCCTCCAATGGCGAGGTGGCATCACAGATCCAGCTTCCCTTTTGTCCCCTCCTGGTTCTCACCACTTCCCTGGTATGGCAGACCCTTCTCCTCTCTCCCCCCTCTCACACTCCTCCTCCGCCTCCGACTGTCTTAATCTTGGCCGCACCTCTTCCCCCTCCTTCCCTTACTACCACAACTGGAAACTTGACTATGCCGCTAATATCAAACCTAAG ATCTGTATTACGACTAGTACATCGGCAGGGCTAGAACAGATTCTACCTTGGATGTTTTATCATAAAGTCATTGGAGTGACGAACTTCTTTCTCTTTGTGGAGGGTAAGGCTGCTTCTCCTGAAGTATCAAAGGTCTTGAAATCAATTCCG GGTGTCAAGGTTGTATATAGAACAAAGGAGCTGGAAGAGCAACAAGCAAAGAG CCGAATTTGGAATGAGACATGGCTAGCAGGTTTCTTTTATAAACCATGCAATTACGAACTTTTTGTGAAGCAATCCCTCAATATGGAGATGGCTATTGTCATGGCAAGG GATGCTGGTATGGAGTGGATTCTTCACCTTGATACGGATGAATTAATACACCCAGCGGGTGCTCGAGAGTATTCTTTGAGGCAGTTGCTTCTTGAGGTTCCAGGAAATGTAGACATGGTCATATTTCCCAACTAT GAGAGCAGTGTTGAGCGAGATGATATTAAAGAACCTTTTAGTGAG GTATCAATGTTTAAGAAGAATTATGACCATCTTCCAAAAGATACATACTTTGGCAATTACAAAGATTCTGTACGTGGGAATCCAAACTACTTTTTGACTTACGGAAATGGTAAATCAGCTGCCCGTATACAAGATCATCTTCGTCCAAATGGTGCACACAGATGGCATAACTACATGAAATCCCCAAA TGAGATCAAGTTGGAGGAGGCTGCTGTTTTGCATTACACATATGCTAAATTCTCAGACCTCACTTCCAGACGTGATCGCTGTGGTTGCAAACCTACCAAAGAAGATGTAAAAAGATGCTTCATGTTGGAATTTGACAGATCT GCTTTCATCATTGCTTCAACAGCAACTGAGGATGAAATGTTGAAGTG GTATAATGAGCACGTTGTGTGGGGTGATAAAGACGTGAAGTTGAAACTGCTGAGGAAGGGGATATTGACTCGCATATATACTCCCATG GTCATAATACAAAGTTTGAGGGAATCTGGGGTCTTCAGCTCAGTTATTGCATCTGCCCCAACACTTTCCAAAGAGAATTTTTTGCTCTCTATCGATAGTAGCAACTCATCAAGAGCTGATGCCTCTGCATCACTCCCTAGAAAGACGGTAAGGACCTTGGAATCTGAAGCTACCGCAAGGAGAGTTCTGGATATTGAATCTGCTGCATTTCATGGAATGGCTGTTCCGCCAATGTCTCCACCGGAAGTAGAAGATAATGAGCCCTATTCTCACTCTTGA